The following nucleotide sequence is from Streptomyces bathyalis.
CGCCGATGCTCTTCACCCCGATGCCGTGTACCGGCTGAACATCGACAACGACGGCGACTATCTGACCGACGTCGCCTTCAGCTGGGTCTTCAGCCCGGCAGCATCCGACGGCTCCCAGACCTACAGCGTCTTCATGGCGACCGGCACGGAATCCCGCAGGCCCGAGGCGGTGGGAACCAAGATCGTGTCGGAGTCCGCCGTCTCCTTCGGCCCACATGCCAATGTGGTCAGCAACGGCGACTACAAGGTGGCCGCCGGCAGCCGCAGTGACGCCTTCTTCTTCGACTTCGACGGCATCACGAATCTGTTCGACACCAGCGGCAAGCGGAATTTCACGGCACCCCATCTCGACGGGAAGTCACCGTGGACCGGCGTCGACTCCAACACCACGGCCAACGTCTTCTCCATGGCCATCGAACTGCCGACCTCGGAGCTGGCCCCCGACCCCGAGCTGCGCATCTGGGGTCGCTGCAGCGTTCTTCGCGACGGCGAACTCATCCATGCGGACCGGGCAGGGCACCCCTCGGTCAGCAGTTTCTTCAACACGGACGACACCAAAGAGGAGTACAACGCCAGCGAGCCGGTCAACGACCGGGAGAGGTGGACGGACCAGTTCGTGCATCTGCTGGGCCACACCGGCGACTACTCGCGTGAGGAGTCGATCAGGGCACTCGACGAGGAGGGCATCCTGCCGGACGTGCTCCACTTCGACCCCGCCAAGCCTGCCGTCTACCCCAACGGCCGGATGTTCACGGAAGACGTCATCGACATCCGCGTCGCGTTCCTCACCAAGAACGAGGCCCCTCCCACCGGCCTGAGCCCGCACACCGACATCCTGGACCGGTTCCCGTACCTCGGCGATCCGCACCCGGCAGCCGCCTCCTGAGAATCCGGGCCGAAACATCCGGGCCTTCGGCGACCGCGCCACAGGGGCGAGGTCCGCTACGGGCGCGAGCAGGTGTCAGCGGAACGTGAACTCCTCGTTCCTCGGCCACATCGCGCCGCGAAGCACCCGAAGTACGGCCACTCCGGCCCGAGTTCGCTCGCCAGGACCCCAAGTCCACCCCGCAGTCGCGCGGTTGGGGATCCTCACGAAATGCCAGAGGCCGTCCCCTCGTCGGGGGACGGCCTCTGATCTGCGTGGACGATACTGGGATTGAACCAGTGACCTCTTCCGTGTCAGGGAAGCGCTCTCCCGCTGAGCTAATCGTCCTTGGAGGTGGAGACGGGATTTGAACCCGTGTAGACGGCTTTGCAGGCCGTTGCCTCGCCTCTCGGCCACTCCACCGAGGTGGGAGTTGCACGAACTCCCACGCAGAGCGGACGACGAGATTCGAACTCGCGACCCTCACCTTGGCAAGGTGATGCTCTACCAACTGAGCCACGTCCGCAGGTGTTGCCGTCCGGGTCGGCTTACGCGTTCCCGGCGACGGGTTGAACTCTAGCTGATATCCCTGCCAGCTCAAATTCTGTTTGCCCTGCGTGACCGTCCGGCCGGCTCCGCCGAGCAGCGCCGCACCCCGTCCTCGAGCCTCGCCGGGGCCGCTCAGAGGTGCCCGTACGGGACGCCCGCAGAACTCCGGCACCCGCACCATAGACTCGGTCATGTGTACGCTCCGTCGCCCTTCGCCCGCTTCGGCTCTCTCCTCGCCACCGACCTGCGCGACGTCACAAGCGACCCCTCGGCCCTGGAATCCTCCGGGTGGTGGGCGGTCGTCGCCGACTTCGAGGGCCGGGTGCTGTGCGCGCGCTTCGGCGACGTACGGGAGACACCGAGGCCCGGCGCGTACGCGGGGGCACCGAACACCCCCGCGGCCTCGCGATGGCGCGGCCCGGTACCCGGTGCGTGGACCAGCTCCATGGACCGCACCGCCTACACCAGCGGGGTACGGCGCATACGCGAGCACATCGCCGCCGGTGACGTCTACCAGGCGAACCTCTGCCGCGTGCTGAGCGCGCCGCTGCCCGATCCCTCGCCGGAAGCCTCGGACCTCGCCGGGCTCTCGGCCCTGCTGGCGCGCGGCAACCCCGCCCCGTACGCCGGCGCCGTCCGTCTCCCCGCTCACGGCGTGGAGGTGGCCACGGCCTCCCCGGAGCTGTATCTGCGCCGCGAGGGCAGCACCGTCACCTCGGGTCCGATCAAGGGCACGGCCCGTACGGCCGAGGAGCTGCTGGAGAAGGATCACGCCGAGAACGTGATGATCGTCGACCTCGTACGCAACGACCTCGGCCGAGTCTGCGCAGCCGGCTCGGTCACCGTGCCGGGCCTGTGCGAGGTCGAGCCGCACCCCGGGCTCGTCCACCTCGTCTCCACCGTGCGCGGCGAACTGGCGGCCGGGGCGGGATGGCCGGATCTGCTGCGGGACACCTTTCCGCCGGGCTCCGTCACCGGCGCCCCGAAGCTCAGTGCCCTGCGGATCATCGGCGAGCTCGAACCCACGCCGCGCGGCCCGTACTGCGGAGCCATCGGCTGGGTCGAAGCCGACCGCGGCACGGGCGAGCTCGCGGTGGGCATACGGACCTTCTGGATGGAACGCGGCACTCCCGCCGGAAGCGCCACGGGAACCCGGACCGGCGCCAGCGCCGTGCTCCGCTTCGGAACGGGCGCCGGGATCACCTGGGGATCCGACCCGGAAGGGGAGTGGGCGGAGACGGAACTCAAGGCATCCGGGCTGCTCAAGGTAGCGTCGGACATGCGGCACCACGAGGTGCCCGGCCCCACGGCGACGAACGGAAGGGGAGCCCTGTGAGGATCTGGCTCGACGGCGGACTCCGGGACGTCGACGACGCGCACGTCTCCGTTCTGGACCACGGACTGACCGTAGGAGACGGGGTCTTCGAGACGGTCAAGACGACCGACGGCACGCCCTTCGCCCTCACGCGGCACATCGAACGCCTCGGCAGGTCGGCCCGCGGCATGGGCCTGCCGGAACCCGATCCCGACGAGGTGCGTCGCGCCTGCGCCGCCGTGACCCAGGCCGAGGTGGTCCCGCTCGGCAGGCTCCGCATCACCTATACCGGCGGGCCCTCACCGCTCGGCTCCGACCGTGGTGATGTCCGGCCGACCCTCGTCGTCGTCCTGAGCGAATCGCACCGGCGTCCCGACAGCACCGCCGTGATCACCGTCCCCTGGACACGCAACGAGCGGGGCGCGCTCACCGGGCTGAAGACGACCTCGTACGGCGAGAACGTCCTCGCGCTCGCCCGCGCGCACCGGCAGGGCGCCGGTGAGGCTCTCTTCGCCAACACGCAGGGCCGCCTGTGCGAGGGCACCGGCACGAACGTCTTCGTCGTCCTCGACGGCGAACTGCACACGCCGCCACTGGAGTCGGGTTGTCTCGCGGGGATCACGCGAGCCCTGGTCGCCGAGTGGTCGGGCGCGCGGGAGACCGACCTGCCGCTGGACGCGCTGGAGCGGGCCGAGGAGGTCTTCCTCACCTCCTCCCTGCGCGACGTCCAGGCCGTGAACCGCGTCGACGGCCGCGAACTGCCGGGCGCCCCGGGCCCGGTCACCCGCGAGGCGATGAAGCTCTTCGCCGAACGCTCCGCGGCCGACATCGACCCGTGACGAGCACCCCTGCGGGTCGCCGCCGACCGCACGGCGCGTGACGGGGAGCCGCCCGGCCGGGTAGAACACGAGCGTGACGACGACCCTGCGCCCGACCGGCCCCGACCAGTACGACGCCGACGGCATCCGCTCCCGCTCGTACGACATCTGCGTCAACAGCCGCCCGGTGGGCCTCCTCCGGCTGACCGTCGACCCGAGGCACGGCCCGGTGACGGGACGGGTGGCGCAGCTCGTCGTCGAAGAGCGTGAACGGCGGCGCGGGCGCGGTGCGGTCGCCGCCCTCGCCGCGGAAGAGGTGCTGCGCGACTGGGGCTGCCGGGCGGTCGAGATCAGCGTCCCGGTGAAGGCCGGCGCGGCACTCGGACTCGCTGCGGGCCTCGGCTACGGCGAACGCAGCCGCAGCA
It contains:
- a CDS encoding chorismate-binding protein — its product is MYAPSPFARFGSLLATDLRDVTSDPSALESSGWWAVVADFEGRVLCARFGDVRETPRPGAYAGAPNTPAASRWRGPVPGAWTSSMDRTAYTSGVRRIREHIAAGDVYQANLCRVLSAPLPDPSPEASDLAGLSALLARGNPAPYAGAVRLPAHGVEVATASPELYLRREGSTVTSGPIKGTARTAEELLEKDHAENVMIVDLVRNDLGRVCAAGSVTVPGLCEVEPHPGLVHLVSTVRGELAAGAGWPDLLRDTFPPGSVTGAPKLSALRIIGELEPTPRGPYCGAIGWVEADRGTGELAVGIRTFWMERGTPAGSATGTRTGASAVLRFGTGAGITWGSDPEGEWAETELKASGLLKVASDMRHHEVPGPTATNGRGAL
- a CDS encoding aminotransferase class IV, with translation MRIWLDGGLRDVDDAHVSVLDHGLTVGDGVFETVKTTDGTPFALTRHIERLGRSARGMGLPEPDPDEVRRACAAVTQAEVVPLGRLRITYTGGPSPLGSDRGDVRPTLVVVLSESHRRPDSTAVITVPWTRNERGALTGLKTTSYGENVLALARAHRQGAGEALFANTQGRLCEGTGTNVFVVLDGELHTPPLESGCLAGITRALVAEWSGARETDLPLDALERAEEVFLTSSLRDVQAVNRVDGRELPGAPGPVTREAMKLFAERSAADIDP
- a CDS encoding DUF4331 family protein; translated protein: MSNHFTGLSLGSPLGDQRLDLCDLYAFQAPGDSSRTVLILNANPNADALHPDAVYRLNIDNDGDYLTDVAFSWVFSPAASDGSQTYSVFMATGTESRRPEAVGTKIVSESAVSFGPHANVVSNGDYKVAAGSRSDAFFFDFDGITNLFDTSGKRNFTAPHLDGKSPWTGVDSNTTANVFSMAIELPTSELAPDPELRIWGRCSVLRDGELIHADRAGHPSVSSFFNTDDTKEEYNASEPVNDRERWTDQFVHLLGHTGDYSREESIRALDEEGILPDVLHFDPAKPAVYPNGRMFTEDVIDIRVAFLTKNEAPPTGLSPHTDILDRFPYLGDPHPAAAS